The sequence TGGTGCAGGGCCTGTGCGATGACATACCCATCCCCGCCATTATTTCCCGGGCCGCAAAGCACGGTAACCGAACGTCCGGCGGCAATGCGCCATACCCACTGAGCCGCGCCTTGTCCGGCACGCTGCATCAGCGCATCGACCGAAACACCGCGAGCGATCATAGCATCCTCGGCTGCAACCATCTGAGCGGCGGTCAGGATATGGTTATTCGCCATCGCCGCCCTTATCGCCCTCGCCCGTCAAACGCGCCGGAAAGCGATAGCGATCCTGCGCCACGCGCACTTCCAGCATATCGCCGTCCAGCCTGTTGACCGCCACATCCGCCCCGTCCGCGGCGATAAGGCCGCTGGCATCGGCGGCCAGTTCGAAGCGCCGAAAACCGCCGCCGGGATGGCGCACAATCAGCTCCGCCGAGGGTGCGTCCACCCGCTCCGCGCTGCAATCCGCGCCAAAGTCGCTGCCATCGCCAAGCGCGCATTCGATCAGATCCACCGTGTCATCCTGCGCAGCGAGTTCGCGCGGCGAAGGCGCAGCCGGTTCGGTGCAGGCGCCAAGCGCGATGATCGCAGCGACAGCTGCGTAGCTATATATCCGCATAGATGTGACTTTCGGCGCTGGCCCCGGGATGCGTGACCGCACCCTTGCTGGCCGGGCCGACATTCTCGGCGAAGCGCCACAACGCGCCCGATCCGTAATCATTCTTGCGCCGCTGCCATTCCTCGCGGCGGCGGGCCATCTCCGCCTCTTCTACGACCAGATCAATCGTCCCTGCGGCAGCGTCGATCGAAATCGTATCGCCATCATGGACCAGCGCGATGGGGCCGCATTCGGCAGCTTCCGGGCCGACATGACCGATGCAGAAACCGCGCGTCGCTCCGGAAAAGCGGCCATCGGTGATCAGTGCCACCTTCTCGCCCATCCCCTGCCCGTAAAGCGCAGCGGTGGTGGAGAGCATTTCGCGCATACCGGGGCCGCCCTTCGGCCCCTCGTAACGGATCACGATTACGCAACCTTCAGCGATATCGCGGTTCTCGACCGCCTTGAACGCATCTTCCTCGCAGTCGAACACCCGCGCCGGGCCGGTGAATTCGAGCCGGTCCATGCCCGCCACTTTCACGATAGCGCCATCCGGGGCGAGCGACCCCCGCAATCCGACCACGCCGCCGGTTGGCGTCAGCGGCGTTTTCACATCGTAGAATACCTTCTGGTCAGGGTTCCACGTAATCTCGTCTATGTTCTCGCCCAGTGTCTTGCCGGTCACGGTCAGCGGTTCGGGATCGATGAAACCGCCATCCAGCAGCGTTTTCATCGCCATGTAGACCCCGCCAGCCTCGTACATATCTTTTGCCACGTAGCGCCCGCCGGGTTTGAGATCGGCGATATAGGGTGTCGATTTGAAAATCTCGGCGACATCGAACAGGTCGAATTCGATCCCGCATTCATTGGCCATCGCGGGCAGATGGAGCGCCGCGTTGGTCGAACCGCCGGTGGCTGCCACTACGCGCGCAGCGTTTTCGAATGCGGCGCGGGTGCAGATGTCGCGGGGGCGCAGATTGCGTTCGAGCAACGCCATGACCTGCTTGCCTGCGCCCACCGCGATTTCCTCGCGAGATTTGTAAGGTGCCGGGGCCATGTTGCTGTTCGGCAGGGATAATCCGATAGCCTCGCCCACGCAGGCCATCGTGTTGGCCGTGAATTGGCCGCCGCAGGCCCCATGTCCGGGGCAAGCAACTTTCTCCAGTGCGGTCAGGTCCTTCAGCGGGCAATTTCCCGCTGCGTGCTGGCCGACCGCTTCGAACACATCGACCACGGTCACGTCTTCACCCCTGTAAGTGCCGGGCAGGATCGAGCCGCCATAGACGAAGATGCTGGGCACGTTCAGCCGGAGCATCGCCATCATCATGCCGGGCAGGCTTTTGTCACATCCAGCAAATCCAATAAGCGCGTCATAACAATGACCTCTTACCGAAAGCTCGACAGAATCGGCGATTACTTCGCGGCTGACGAGCGAGCTTTTCATGCCCTGGTGGCCCATCGCGATACCGTCTGTCACGGTGATGGTGTTGAACCGGCGGGGCATTCCGCCGCCCTGTTCCACGCCGCGCCGGGCAATCTCCGCCTGCGCATCCAGGGTGGTGTTGCACGGGGCGCTGTCATTGCCCGCACTGGCGATTCCGACGAAAGGCCGCGCGATTTCTTCTTCGGTGAGGCCCATCGCGTAATAATACGAGCGATGCGGCGCACGCTCCGGGCCAACGGAGACGTGCCGGCTGGGAAGATTGGACTTGTCGAATTTGGCTGGCACCGCTGGAATTCCTCGAAATAGGTCGTGATCCCCGCTTTCGCCGGGATGGCCCGCCTTTTCAAGCCAAGACCGCCCTAGCCACCTTTCAACGCCAGCGCGGTCCGGTTTGCGATATCTGCAACCATCCCGGCCCAGCGTGCCTGCCCGGCCTCGTTGGTGATCAGGTCCTGCCGGATTTCGATGGTAAGGTAAGGCCGTCCCTGCGCCTCAGCATGGCGGTCCATCGTCGCGTTGAGCTGCTTGCCCGAATAAGGCTGATTATCGCCGACCATCACCCGCTGTTCGCCGAACAGCCGGATCGCATGGCGCGCCGCGCGGTCGTCTTGATTGTAGAGCAGCGCCACTTCCCAGGGCCGCTTTTCATCGCTCGATTCCAGCTTGGGCGTGAAGCTGTGCAGCGCGATGATCAATTCGGGATCGGCCGCCTCGATAAAATCGGCCATTGCGGTATGATAGGGGCGGTGAAACCGCTCCAGCCTGCTCTCAACATCTGCGCCGATATTGCCGGGGATCAGATGTCCATCGCTACTGGTGGGGACCACTGCCGCCTCGTCCTCGCGGCGGTGCATGTCGCAGACCAGCCGGCTGACGCAGGAAATATGCGCGGCGATGCCGTGACGGCGGGCGAGGCGGTCGGCAATCCCCTCCACCCCCAGATCGACTGCGATATGCGTGTTCAACAGAGCGCGGGGGATCCCGAGTTCGATATCGTCGGGCACGAAATTGGAGGCGTGGTCCGCAACGCAAACGATACCGCCGCGCGTAGCAGAACCTGCATGACGCCATGACTGCCCGTCGATCACCGTAATCTCCCTGCCATCCGCCACCAATGTGGGAATTCGGCGGAGAGTGCCCGCGCCGCATCATCGCGCGCAGCCTCGCTGCCGAACAGGGCGAAACAGCTGGCCCCGGAACCGGACATACGGGCGAGCGTCGCGTCGGTTCCGCGCAATGCGCCGAGAACCGCAGAAATCTCGGGACTTTGGGCGATTGCAGCGGGCTCCAGGCCGTTGTGGCCGGCATAGGCGATGTCCGACGCCGTACCGGAAGGCAGCGCGCCGCTATCCCGGCCATCCCACGCCTTGAAAACAGGGCCGGTCGCAAGAGGTGTGCTTGGGTTGACGAGCAGGACAGGCGTGCCCGCCAGATCATTGTCGACCGGTTCCAGCTGGGTGCCGGTACCGCGCCCGATACAGGTGACGCTTTCGACGCAGGCGGGCACATCGGCGCCCAGCTTCGCGGCACGCTCCCGCCAGTTTTCCGGCAGGGTGTGGAGGCGTTCGACCAAGCGAAACACCGCGCCGGCATCGGCCGATCCGCCCCCGAGCCCGGCCGCAACCGGCAGGCGTTTTTCCAGCGTGATCGCAAGGCCGTCCGGACGCGGCAGCACGCCAAGCGCTTGTGCCACGATATTGCCAAATGAATCGGTCAGTGAAGAGGCGAATTCGCCGGTAATCTCGATCCGGTCTGCGCTTGCCGACCGGGCAACCAGCTCGTCCCCCGCATCCACGAAGGCGAACAGCGTTTCCAGCTCGTGATACCCATCATCGCGCCGCCGCCTGACATGCAAGGCCAGATTGATCTTGGCGTAAGCCGTTTCTCTCATGCCAACCGGCCCGGTCGGGCTCTATCCAGCCAGGTCACATGTTCGGGTAATTCGGGCCGCCACCACCTTCGGGCGTGGTCCACTCGATATTCTGGTTCGGATCCTTGATATCGCAGGTCTTGCAATGGACGCAGTTCTGCGAATTGATGACGAAGTTCATCTCGCCGGTATCTTCATTCGCCACCCACTCATACACGCCCGCCGGGCAATAGCGGGTCGAGGGCCCGGCATAGACGCCCAGCTCGCTCTGCTTTTGCAAGGCCATGTCCTGAACCTTCAAATGGACGGGCTGGTCTTCGGCGTGGTTGGTGTAGCTGAACGCCACCGAGGTCAGCCGGTCGAAGCTGAGCACCCCGTCGGGCTTGGGATATTTGATCTCAGGGTAGAGATCTGCGCGGCCCGTATGGTTGTGGTCGGGCGTGTGCTTCATGGCGATCGGCAGACCGATTTTCAGCGTCCGCATCCACATATCGATCCCGGCCAGCACCGTACCCAGATCGCCGCCATATTTGGCCACTGCGGGCTGCGCGTTCTGCACCTTTTTCAGCTCGGTCGCGATCCAGCTGGAGCGAACTGCCTCGTCGTAATCCATCAGCTCGGTATGTTCCTGCCCCGCCGCTATGGCCGCAGCGATGCTTTCGGCGGCGAGCATTCCGCTTTTCATCGCGGTATGGCTGCCCTTGATCCGCGGCACGTTGACGAAACCGGCGGCGCAGCCGACCAGCGCCCCGCCGGGGAAGGCGAGCTTGGGCACGCTCTGCCAGCCGCCTTCATTGATTGCGCGCGCACCATAAGCGACGCGTTTGCCCCCCTCCAGCAGTTCGGCGATTGCCGGATGGTGTTTCCAGCGCTGGAATTCCTGAAACGGCGAGACGTAGGGGTTTTCGTAATCGAGCGCAGTCACGAAGCCGAGCGCGACCTGATTATTGGCCTGGTGGTAGATGAAACCGCCGCCCCAGCTATTGCTTTCCGATAGCGGCCAGCCCTGCGTGTGGGCGACCTTCCCGGGCACGTGCTTGGCCGGTTCGATATCCCACAATTCCTTGATGCCAAGCCCGTAGACCTGCGGCTGGCAATCCGCCTCTAGATCGAAGCGCGCCTTCATCTTCTTTGTGAGGTTTCCGCGCACACCCTCTGCAAACAAGGTATATTTCGCCAGGATTTCCATGCCGGGCTGGTAATCGGGCTTGCGCTCTCCATTGGCGTCGATGCCCATATCCTGCGTAATCACGCCGCTTACCGCACCGCTTTCATCGAACAGCACTTCGGAAGCGGGGAAGCCGGGGAAGACCATCACTTCCAGCGCTTCGGCCTGCTCGCCCAGCCAGCGGGTCAGATTGCCCAGGCTGCCGGTGTAGCAGCCATCATTGCTCATCAACGGCGGCAGAGCCATATGCGGCGTGTCGAACTTTCGGCCCTTGGAAAGGATCCAGTGGTGATTTTCCGTCACCGGCGTTTCCGCCATCGGGCAATCCATATTGCGCCATTCGGGGATCAACTCGTCCAGCGCGATCGGATCGACGACCGCACCCGACAGGATATGGGCCCCGATCTCCGACCCTTTTTCAAGGACCACGACTTCGAGTTCTTCGTTCAGCTGCTTAAGGCGAATGGCTGCGGCCAGGCCGGCCACGCCGCCCCCCACGATTACCACGTCGCAAGGCATCGATTCGCGTTCGCTCATGAGGTCTTCCAAATCCTGCTTTTCGTTCGGCCGTAATTACGCGCCAATTTCACTTGGCCAATTTCACCTGCCCAATTTCACCTGAATGCCTTGATTGCTGGGCCGCAGCAGGTCAAGACCTGCCCCGATATGGAAACGTCCGCAAACCCGGCCAATCTGGCCGACGATCTCGCCTCTGCGCTCGATTGGTGGCGCGTTGCGGGCGTGGATATGGACTTTGCCGAGGACGCTACGGATTGGCTGGCAGATGGCGTGGCCGCCGCCGCTCCGCCGCCGCAAGCCGCAGTCCCGCAGACGGCTCCAAAACCGACCGCACGAACGCGAAAAGCCGAAGCTGCAAAAAAACCGGCCGAACCTGTCGGCGGCGATAAATCGAGCTGGCCGCAGGAACTCGGCCAGTTCGGCCAGTGGTGGCTGGACGAACCCACGCTGGATGAAGGCGGCGCACGGCCCCGCATTGCACCCAGGGGCCAGCCCGGCGCGAAATTGATGATCGTGGTGCCGCATCCCGAAGCGGAGGACACGGACAAGCTGCTCAGCGCACAGCAGGGCGTACTGCTTTCCAATATGCTGCGCGCGATGCAAATCGCCGAAGACGATGCCTATGTCGCCTCTGCCCTGCCCCGTTTTACGCCGCTGCCCGATTGGCCCGCAATTGCTGCAGGCGGCATGGGCGAGGTACTGTCGCATCACCTGAAGCTCGCCGCCCCGCAGCGCGTGCTGATCATGGGTCGCGGCATCCTGTCGTTAATTCCGCACGATATGGCGCAAGGGTCTGTGGCTTTACGCGAATTTAACCATGTGTCGGCCAGTGTCGGCTGCGCCGCCGGAGCGAGCCTAGAAACCATGCTCGCCCAACCAGGAGAACGCTCGCGTTTCTGGCGGCGATGGCTCGAATGGACGGCTTGACGCGCCGGATTGGAAATGGTCGCAATGAAGCACAGGTTTTTCGCAGGATTTTTCGGCAGGCTTTCGCTCGGAGCGACGGCTTCGATCGCAGCGCTCTCGGTCGCTGCGTCCGCACAGGCGCAAACGAGCGCCAATGCCGCTGCGGGCAATGCATCTGCCGCGCAATATTTCAGCCAGCGCGCGGCCGGCAGCACCCTGCCGCAGCAGCTCGGCGATGCAGACCGGCAATATTACCGCGCCGTGTTCGACGCGATCGACGACAATAACTGGGCGTCGGTGCAGACCCTGCTCGCCCAGCGGCAGGAAGGCCCGCTGCACGATGTCGCGCGCGCCGAATACTACCTCGACGCCGACAGCCCCCGCGCCGAGTTGCCGGCGCTCCAGGCTTGGCTGGCGAGCGCCCCCAGCACTTCGCCCTATGCGGAACGGATCGGTGCTTTGGGGCTGAAGCGCGGGCTGATGTCCGCCCCCTACACCGCCAGCGAACGCGATTTCGTCCGCCAACCTTATGCGACCAAGCGGATCCGGCCGCGCAGCGTGACGGATGGCACGTTGCCCGATTCCATCCGCTCGGCCATTCTCGAGCACATCAAGAACGATGATCCGGACGGTGCACGCCAGCTGCTCGACGGGATCGACGCCAGCCTTAGCCCGGGTGC comes from Alteripontixanthobacter sp. and encodes:
- a CDS encoding electron transfer flavoprotein-ubiquinone oxidoreductase codes for the protein MSERESMPCDVVIVGGGVAGLAAAIRLKQLNEELEVVVLEKGSEIGAHILSGAVVDPIALDELIPEWRNMDCPMAETPVTENHHWILSKGRKFDTPHMALPPLMSNDGCYTGSLGNLTRWLGEQAEALEVMVFPGFPASEVLFDESGAVSGVITQDMGIDANGERKPDYQPGMEILAKYTLFAEGVRGNLTKKMKARFDLEADCQPQVYGLGIKELWDIEPAKHVPGKVAHTQGWPLSESNSWGGGFIYHQANNQVALGFVTALDYENPYVSPFQEFQRWKHHPAIAELLEGGKRVAYGARAINEGGWQSVPKLAFPGGALVGCAAGFVNVPRIKGSHTAMKSGMLAAESIAAAIAAGQEHTELMDYDEAVRSSWIATELKKVQNAQPAVAKYGGDLGTVLAGIDMWMRTLKIGLPIAMKHTPDHNHTGRADLYPEIKYPKPDGVLSFDRLTSVAFSYTNHAEDQPVHLKVQDMALQKQSELGVYAGPSTRYCPAGVYEWVANEDTGEMNFVINSQNCVHCKTCDIKDPNQNIEWTTPEGGGGPNYPNM
- the ilvD gene encoding dihydroxy-acid dehydratase, encoding MPAKFDKSNLPSRHVSVGPERAPHRSYYYAMGLTEEEIARPFVGIASAGNDSAPCNTTLDAQAEIARRGVEQGGGMPRRFNTITVTDGIAMGHQGMKSSLVSREVIADSVELSVRGHCYDALIGFAGCDKSLPGMMMAMLRLNVPSIFVYGGSILPGTYRGEDVTVVDVFEAVGQHAAGNCPLKDLTALEKVACPGHGACGGQFTANTMACVGEAIGLSLPNSNMAPAPYKSREEIAVGAGKQVMALLERNLRPRDICTRAAFENAARVVAATGGSTNAALHLPAMANECGIEFDLFDVAEIFKSTPYIADLKPGGRYVAKDMYEAGGVYMAMKTLLDGGFIDPEPLTVTGKTLGENIDEITWNPDQKVFYDVKTPLTPTGGVVGLRGSLAPDGAIVKVAGMDRLEFTGPARVFDCEEDAFKAVENRDIAEGCVIVIRYEGPKGGPGMREMLSTTAALYGQGMGEKVALITDGRFSGATRGFCIGHVGPEAAECGPIALVHDGDTISIDAAAGTIDLVVEEAEMARRREEWQRRKNDYGSGALWRFAENVGPASKGAVTHPGASAESHIYADI
- a CDS encoding 4-(cytidine 5'-diphospho)-2-C-methyl-D-erythritol kinase, whose product is MRETAYAKINLALHVRRRRDDGYHELETLFAFVDAGDELVARSASADRIEITGEFASSLTDSFGNIVAQALGVLPRPDGLAITLEKRLPVAAGLGGGSADAGAVFRLVERLHTLPENWRERAAKLGADVPACVESVTCIGRGTGTQLEPVDNDLAGTPVLLVNPSTPLATGPVFKAWDGRDSGALPSGTASDIAYAGHNGLEPAAIAQSPEISAVLGALRGTDATLARMSGSGASCFALFGSEAARDDAARALSAEFPHWWRMAGRLR
- a CDS encoding N-formylglutamate amidohydrolase, with amino-acid sequence MIDGQSWRHAGSATRGGIVCVADHASNFVPDDIELGIPRALLNTHIAVDLGVEGIADRLARRHGIAAHISCVSRLVCDMHRREDEAAVVPTSSDGHLIPGNIGADVESRLERFHRPYHTAMADFIEAADPELIIALHSFTPKLESSDEKRPWEVALLYNQDDRAARHAIRLFGEQRVMVGDNQPYSGKQLNATMDRHAEAQGRPYLTIEIRQDLITNEAGQARWAGMVADIANRTALALKGG